The Primulina huaijiensis isolate GDHJ02 unplaced genomic scaffold, ASM1229523v2 scaffold43357, whole genome shotgun sequence genome segment GTAGACAAAGTTTACTTAACCAACAATTGCTTCGAGCATCTGCAGCGTCGCTTGGAAGCCACAAGCAACACAAAGGAGCTGAGGACATGGCGAGAAGCGGAGGAGCAAGGAACCCCAGAAGTTTCTGCTACCGGGAAGTACTGCCGTTCACGGCGATAGTGGTCATGGAGTGCACCAACGTCGGCCTCAACACACTCTACAAGCTCGCCACCCGCAGTGGTATGAGCCGCCATGTCTTTGTGGTCTACGCCTACGCCGTCGCAGCTCTAGTTCTCCTCCCGTCGTCGTTCTTATCGAGTCGGTCAGATGTGCTTAATATATATCTCTCTTTTGACTTGGCTAATACGATTTCTTATAATTTGATCGCGTAAACTGAATTTTGAATGACAAAATTGCCGCGAATCGCGTAGATCACGAGCTCTGCCACCGTTGAATTTCTCCATACTGCTCAAGATCGTTCTCCTCGGAGTCATCGGGTgtgcaaaattatattattcacG includes the following:
- the LOC140970125 gene encoding WAT1-related protein At3g28050-like, with the protein product MARSGGARNPRSFCYREVLPFTAIVVMECTNVGLNTLYKLATRSGMSRHVFVVYAYAVAALVLLPSSFLSSRSRALPPLNFSILLKIVLLGVIGYTSQIMEYTGINYSSPTRALAMSNLVPAFTFVLAFIFRFCRASASFFSFL